The following coding sequences lie in one Vibrio sp. BS-M-Sm-2 genomic window:
- the flgD gene encoding flagellar hook assembly protein FlgD gives MAGINNNVGQSGLSYVDQLKSLQDGAKKPDETTGKQDLKQEDFLSLLTKQLAQQDPFKPVSNDQMIAQMASFATVDGIGKMNTQFESLNSSMTSNQALQASSLVGRDVLVPGAAGVKPGDGGMAAMVKLPQAMDNVMVRVENEVGQLVRTFDIGSKPSGDTRVEWDGKDEDGNPLPAGKYNVKASGLLDGENTEFQVSSYANVNSVLLGKGDGNVLLNLAGFTSPVRLAEVLEVGKA, from the coding sequence ATGGCTGGAATCAACAACAATGTTGGTCAAAGCGGCTTGTCCTATGTTGACCAGCTGAAGAGTCTTCAAGATGGCGCTAAGAAGCCCGACGAAACAACAGGTAAGCAGGATCTTAAACAAGAAGACTTCTTATCTTTGTTGACTAAGCAACTAGCACAACAAGACCCTTTCAAGCCGGTTAGCAATGACCAGATGATTGCGCAAATGGCTTCATTTGCGACCGTAGATGGCATTGGCAAAATGAATACACAGTTTGAAAGCTTGAATTCATCAATGACCTCTAACCAAGCACTTCAGGCATCCTCTTTGGTTGGTCGTGACGTATTGGTTCCTGGTGCGGCAGGTGTAAAACCTGGTGATGGCGGTATGGCGGCAATGGTTAAGCTTCCTCAGGCAATGGACAATGTAATGGTCCGTGTTGAGAACGAAGTTGGCCAATTGGTTCGCACATTTGATATCGGCTCTAAACCATCTGGTGATACACGTGTTGAATGGGACGGAAAAGACGAAGACGGTAACCCATTGCCGGCCGGTAAATATAACGTGAAAGCGTCGGGTTTACTGGATGGCGAGAACACAGAGTTTCAAGTTTCCAGTTATGCGAACGTGAACAGTGTGCTTCTTGGTAAGGGTGATGGCAACGTACTACTCAATCTGGCTGGTTTCACATCGCCAGTACGACTTGCTGAAGTACTAGAAGTTGGTAAAGCGTAG
- the flgB gene encoding flagellar basal body rod protein FlgB — protein MAISFDNALGIHQHTVGVRERNAEVLSTNIAQANTPGYKAKGLDFKKSLQAASSGASIGLSRTDGRHISASTTVNGETKYRIPTQPDTGDGNTVDLDLERNLFMQNQIRHQASLDFLGSKFKNLTKAIKGE, from the coding sequence ATGGCTATTTCTTTTGACAATGCTTTGGGTATTCACCAGCACACAGTTGGTGTACGTGAGCGTAACGCTGAGGTGCTTTCCACCAATATCGCGCAAGCAAACACGCCTGGGTATAAAGCAAAGGGATTAGACTTTAAGAAATCACTGCAAGCGGCAAGTTCTGGGGCAAGCATTGGTCTTAGCCGTACAGATGGTCGGCACATTTCTGCCTCAACAACGGTGAACGGGGAAACGAAGTATCGAATTCCTACACAACCTGATACAGGAGATGGCAACACGGTTGATTTGGATTTGGAAAGAAACCTTTTCATGCAAAACCAAATTAGGCATCAAGCCTCTCTCGACTTCCTAGGAAGTAAGTTCAAGAATTTAACTAAAGCGATTAAAGGGGAATAA
- a CDS encoding protein-glutamate O-methyltransferase, translated as MTAITISDQEYRDFSRFLESQCGIVLGDSKQYLVRSRLSPLVAKFNLASLSDLLRDVVTGRNRELRVAAVDAMTTNETLWFRDTYPFAVLADKLLPEIAANKRPIKIWSAASSSGQEAYSMAMTILETQARKPGMLPNVSITATDISASMLDMCRTGAYDNLALGRGLSPERRRTFFEDAGDGRMKVKDNVKRMVNFRPQNLMDSYALLGKFDIIFCRNVLIYFSPDMKSKVLNQMANSLNPGGYLLLGASESLTGLTDRFEMVRCNPGIIYKLK; from the coding sequence ATGACTGCTATAACAATAAGTGATCAAGAGTATCGCGATTTCAGCCGTTTCTTAGAATCTCAATGTGGCATTGTATTAGGTGACAGCAAACAGTACTTGGTGCGCAGTCGTCTAAGCCCATTAGTAGCGAAGTTTAATTTAGCTTCTCTATCTGATCTATTGAGAGACGTAGTAACAGGTCGAAACCGTGAGCTGCGTGTGGCTGCTGTCGATGCCATGACGACGAACGAGACACTTTGGTTCCGAGATACTTACCCGTTTGCTGTGCTTGCGGATAAACTTCTACCGGAAATAGCGGCAAATAAGCGTCCTATTAAGATTTGGTCTGCGGCAAGCTCCTCAGGCCAAGAAGCATACTCAATGGCAATGACGATTCTTGAAACTCAAGCTCGTAAGCCGGGTATGTTGCCAAATGTATCGATTACTGCAACCGACATCTCAGCAAGTATGTTGGATATGTGCCGTACAGGCGCGTACGACAACCTTGCATTGGGACGTGGACTTTCTCCTGAGCGTCGTCGTACCTTCTTTGAAGATGCGGGCGATGGTCGTATGAAAGTGAAAGATAACGTTAAGCGCATGGTGAACTTCCGCCCTCAGAACCTGATGGACAGCTATGCCTTGTTAGGCAAGTTCGACATTATTTTCTGTCGTAATGTGCTGATTTACTTCTCACCTGATATGAAGTCAAAAGTACTTAACCAGATGGCAAACAGCCTGAACCCTGGTGGTTACCTATTATTGGGTGCGTCTGAATCATTAACAGGCTTAACGGATCGTTTTGAAATGGTTCGCTGTAATCCAGGCATCATCTACAAATTAAAGTAA
- the flgC gene encoding flagellar basal body rod protein FlgC, protein MSLFNVFNVTGSAMSAESVRLNTTSSNLANADSVSSSAEETYKARHAVFGAELNKARNSGHTVPVKVLGIVESDKPLSAEYNPDHPLANNEGYIYKPNVNVMEEMANMISASRAYQTNVQVADSSKQMLLRTLQMGQ, encoded by the coding sequence ATGAGCTTATTTAATGTATTCAATGTGACTGGTTCTGCGATGAGTGCTGAATCTGTTCGTCTAAATACGACCTCGAGTAACCTTGCGAACGCGGACAGTGTAAGTAGTTCTGCTGAAGAAACTTACAAGGCTCGTCACGCAGTGTTCGGCGCTGAGTTAAATAAAGCACGCAACAGTGGTCACACTGTGCCTGTGAAAGTCTTAGGTATTGTAGAAAGCGATAAGCCGCTAAGCGCGGAGTACAACCCGGATCACCCATTAGCAAACAACGAAGGCTACATCTACAAGCCTAACGTGAACGTTATGGAAGAGATGGCAAACATGATTTCGGCATCACGTGCGTACCAAACGAACGTACAGGTTGCTGACTCGAGTAAACAAATGCTGCTGCGTACGCTGCAGATGGGTCAATAA
- the flgE gene encoding flagellar hook protein FlgE, which produces MSYVALSGLSAAQLDLNTTSNNIANANTFGFKESRAEFGDVYSNSLFTNAKTTSGGGAQASQVAQQFHEGSSIYTNNPMDLRVSGTGFFAVSKDRMVPEINELTRNGAFHLNKDNYMVTANDEFLLGYDVDPNSGEVLSYAPKPLDIPAEFGKPKQTENIEVGVNLPANGDLKDPAAFNYQDADTYNRATSSTVYDSMGQSYKLTTYYLKDQTQPNTWQTYYTMSDENGEKPLNITGGDATNATGHVGHTMKFNNDGTLASLNSGQPINSDPLGAGANPIDLNGADPTQVLKFGLDSSTQFAAPFELTKFDEDGATTGFLTKIDFDEYGSVLGTYSNGENVMLGRVGLVRVPNEQGLDKKGGTQWDSTNDSGDKIWGESNKGSFGSINNGSLEQSNIDMTQELVDLISAQRNFQANSRSLEVHNQLQQNILQIR; this is translated from the coding sequence ATGTCATATGTAGCTTTAAGCGGCCTATCCGCTGCACAATTAGACCTGAATACAACCAGTAACAATATTGCGAACGCAAACACGTTTGGCTTTAAAGAGTCTCGTGCAGAGTTCGGTGATGTTTACTCAAACTCGTTGTTTACTAACGCAAAAACGACGTCAGGTGGTGGTGCGCAAGCTAGCCAAGTGGCGCAACAGTTCCACGAAGGTTCAAGTATTTATACGAACAACCCAATGGATTTGCGTGTAAGTGGTACAGGTTTCTTTGCAGTATCGAAAGATCGCATGGTGCCAGAGATTAACGAACTAACGCGTAATGGTGCATTTCACCTAAACAAAGACAACTATATGGTTACGGCTAATGATGAGTTTCTTTTAGGTTACGATGTTGATCCAAACTCGGGTGAAGTTCTTTCTTACGCGCCAAAGCCTCTCGACATTCCTGCTGAGTTTGGTAAGCCAAAACAGACAGAAAACATTGAAGTAGGGGTCAACCTTCCTGCAAATGGTGATCTTAAAGACCCGGCTGCATTTAACTACCAAGATGCTGATACTTATAACCGTGCAACGTCTTCGACGGTATACGATTCTATGGGTCAGTCTTACAAGTTAACGACTTACTACCTCAAAGATCAGACTCAACCAAACACTTGGCAAACGTACTACACTATGTCAGATGAGAATGGTGAGAAGCCATTGAACATTACTGGCGGTGATGCGACGAATGCAACTGGTCATGTTGGTCACACAATGAAGTTCAACAATGACGGTACGTTAGCAAGCCTAAACAGTGGTCAGCCAATTAACTCTGATCCTCTAGGTGCAGGTGCGAACCCAATTGACTTGAACGGTGCCGATCCAACACAGGTGCTTAAGTTTGGTCTGGATTCTTCAACTCAGTTTGCTGCTCCGTTTGAATTGACTAAGTTTGATGAAGATGGTGCGACAACAGGTTTCTTAACCAAAATCGATTTCGATGAGTACGGCAGTGTTCTGGGTACTTACTCAAATGGTGAAAACGTGATGCTTGGCCGTGTAGGCTTAGTTCGTGTACCAAACGAGCAAGGCCTGGATAAGAAAGGCGGTACTCAGTGGGATTCTACTAACGACTCTGGTGATAAAATCTGGGGTGAATCGAACAAAGGTTCATTTGGTAGCATCAACAACGGCTCACTAGAGCAATCGAACATCGATATGACTCAAGAATTGGTTGATTTGATTTCTGCTCAACGTAACTTCCAAGCGAACTCGCGTTCTCTAGAAGTACACAACCAACTGCAACAGAATATTCTTCAGATTCGTTAA